The following coding sequences lie in one Arachis hypogaea cultivar Tifrunner chromosome 4, arahy.Tifrunner.gnm2.J5K5, whole genome shotgun sequence genomic window:
- the LOC112797030 gene encoding E3 ubiquitin-protein ligase APD2-like, translating to MAELHSTSNSTLTPPPSTSAGNNESSGASPSTSRGRRNDQNAADRSQARFRSPEIEPIVGHAGRVIGWGIGDESSSVREDAWSCFAVVFTFWFFVSVTIILGVYGSMNLLLGPETSIVFQPSPLFVQYLRVENLEEKPGPVVYGTYQYPDLDVITTWEQTLHATIPSDTHQEWIYYLNTGSEVNISYHLSPVSSSVLLIIADGAESLAQWIEYPTYRNSTLSWNMIHGAGMITQKIHRSSSYYVALGNLDEVVQVELNLTVRAYLHNTKNAYYKYALASRSSCSLSIFFPQGNAAILTTPGPQKNASDDEWYVKVTYGPRWITYIVGIGGLTLLMFWAFNLLNNLQFAREERAGVINNGTAPDRGPLRSRKDDDLSSWGSSYDSLSQDDEDLDSQAGGSAEGKSLGDGEISNNTRRLCAICFDAPRDCFFLPCGHSAACFECGTRIAEAAGTCPVCRRNMKKVRKIFTV from the exons ATGGCCGAACTTCATTCCACTTCAAATTCAACTCTAACTCCTCCTCCATCTACTTCCGCGGGTAACAATGAATCTTCTGGAGCTTCACCATCGACTTCCCGAGGCCGTCGCAACGATCAGAACGCCGCTGACCGATCTCAGGCTCGATTCCGGTCGCCTGAAATTGAACCGATCGTTGGCCATGCTGGCAGAGTCATTGGCTGGGGAATCGGGGACGAGTCGTCGTCTGTTAGGGAAGATGCATGGTCATGCTTTGCTGTTGTATTCACGTTTTGGTTTTTCG tgtcagtgactataATACTTGGGGTTTATGGGTCCATGAATCTCTTGCTTGGTCCAGAAACATCGATTGTGTTCCAACCTAGCCCTCTGTTCGTGCAATATCTCAGG GTAGAAAACTTAGAAGAAAAGCCAGGTCCTGTCGTGTATGGTACTTACCAATATCCAGATCTTGATGTTATTACCACTTGGGAACAAACTCTGCATGCAACTATTCCCTCTGACACACATCAG GAATGGATTTATTATCTGAATACTGGTTCAGAAGTGAATATTTCATATCACTTGAGCCCTGTGAGCTCCTCCGTTCTCCTTATAATTGCAGATG GGGCTGAAAGCCTCGCTCAGTGGATTGAATACCCTACATACCGTAATTCAACTCTCTCATGGAACATGATCCATG GAGCTGGTATGATTACACAGAAAATACACAGATCGTCGAGCTATTATGTAGCGTTGGGAAATTTGGATGAGGTGGTGCAG GTGGAACTAAACCTCACAGTTAGGGCCTACTTGCACAATACAAAGAATGCTTACTACAAATATGCCTTGGCAAGTAGAAGTTCGTGCAGTTTGAGCATTTTCTTTCCACAAGGAAACGCAGCTATCTTGACTACTCCTGGTCCACAAAAG AATGCATCAGATGATGAATGGTACGTCAAAGTGACCTATGGACCTAGATGGATCACATATATTGTAGGCATAG GTGGATTGACTTTGCttatgttttgggcattcaacctCTTGAACAATCTCCAGTTTGCCCGTGAAGAAAGAGCAGGAGTTATAAACAATGGGACGGCACCTGATAGAGGCCCTTTGCGCTCTCGAAAAGATGATGACCTTTCCAGCTGGGGTTCATCATATGATTCACTGTCACAAGATGACGAAGATCTTGACTCTCAGGCCGGAGGTTCCGCGGAGGGGAAGTCTCTAGGTGATGGAGAAATTAGTAACAATACTCGGCGTCTCTGTGCCATTTGCTTTGATGCTCCGAGGGATTGTTTCTTTCTTCCTTGTGGGCACTCTGCAGCTTGTTTTGAATGTGGAACTAG GATCGCCGAGGCTGCTGGTACTTGCCCTGTTTGTCGTAGGAAcatgaagaaagtgagaaagattTTTACTGTTTGA